Genomic DNA from Jonesia denitrificans DSM 20603:
GGGTGACCATCAGGACTCTCGGTGGGTGTCGGTGACCTTCACGGCCAGTTGTTTACCGTTATTACCAGGGACGCCGTGACCGATCGTGCGGCCTTCGACGACAATTCGGAGGGGCTTTGACGCGGCATGCCGCAGTTCGATGACGTCGCCCACAGCCATGTCGATAATGTCGCGCGGGCGCACGGTGATGGAGTTGAACCGCACCCCCACATCGACGGGGACATCGTTCATGGACAGTCGTAACCGTTCGAAGGACACACGCTGCTCTTCGCGTTGCGCGGCACTGGGGTCAGCTTCACCTTCGCCAACTTTCAGCGGGTTGAGCAGGGCATCGGCTGCGAACATCATGGTTGCAGCGCTCACTCGGTCACCGACGGTCAGGGAGTAGTTCGCCACAAGGACCGCTTCGGAAGCCGGGACCGCCTGAACAAATTGCGGGTTGTACTGCAGACCGCGGATTTTCGGGTTCATCGGGGTGATCGAGGAGAACGCATACCTCATGTCCGCAAGAGATGAATCAAGCAGCGACCGGAACAGCGCAGTCTCAATCTCAGTGAGTTCGCGAGGGTTTTCTTGCCGTTCGAGCCCCGGCCCACCAAGGAGATAGTCGAGCCACAGCATGGTGGTGTTACTAGGAATCTGTAACAGCGCTGTGGAGCGAGTTTCGTCTGCGGTAAACAGCACGAGTGTCGTGTGTGGATCGAGGGTCGCGATGTACTCGTCATAGGTGACCATTTCGAGTTTGTCTAACTCAATGGACGCCATGACCCGCAACCGTGACGTCAATTGGGTTGCCCATTGCCGGGCAAATGTTTCGCACGCCATCTCAACGATCCTCGCGTGTTCACGCGCGATCGTCATGGGCCGCCGGAAGTCATACCGTTCCGGGGGCCCTTTTCGGTGGCGTCGTGCCGTCGAGGTGTCAGATGCTGTCACGACTTGCCTGATCGGCCGCTACGGTGCGGCGTTTAGCATTTGGGTAGCACTGATTTCCGCGCTACCTGCGTTCAGCAGTCAGCGTGCCTGAGTTGACCAGCAATTCTTCACTTATTGAGCGACATAGTCAGTGAGATAGACATCCATAACTTCACCCTCATACAGTTCATCAAGATGGCCGGCGTATTGCACGCGCAGTGCTTCACGGGTGACTGGGTCCATGATGTCTGAGAACGACTGACCGGAGTACACCTCGATCGCTGCGTTGCGTGCTTTCGCTGGGTCGAAGTGGTCCACATCAGCGCCTTCAATGAATTGCAGCCCAAACCCCACCCGCAGGTAGCGTCCTTCGGCAAGGTTGATGTTCATCGATTCGATGGTGTAGACCTCCCCCGCGATCGGCCCTTCTGGTTCTGCGTCGTCCTCACCGCTTGGGGCCAGAACAAAAAACCATGCGGCTGCCCCGACGGCCCCGGCAACAACCAGGGCGATGAGGGTGATCATCAGGCCCTTTTTTGGGCTTGGTGAATCCGCGGGAGCCGCCTCAGTTTTTTTCGCGGCAGCTGTAGGACGTGGGGCGCTTACTTGGGGGCGCCCACCAGCAACAACGCGTTGTTCAATCGGCATTGCGGTCTCCGTTGGTGTCGTTCTTGGCGATCATAGGGATAAGGTCTCTGACCCGTTCGGGTTGTGAGGACAAAATGACGATGTCAACTCGACGGTTGATTTTGAGTCCACGTTTTGTGTCGTTGTCTGCCAGTGGCCGGGTATCTCCAAAACCCACGGCGGCGATCCGCGTGCCGGAGATTTTGCCTTTTTCCACGTATCGGCGCAGCACTTGGGTCGCGCGGTCGGAGGACAGTTCCCAGTTGGATTTGTAGTTCACTGACTGTAGTGAGTTCGCGTGCCCTTCGATGGAGAGCTCGTTGTCAAGTTCTCGCAGGATCCGCGCAGTGGTGTCCACGACTCGTTCAGTGGTTTTGGTGAGACGTGCGGTGTCGGCTTGGAAGAACAGTTCATCGGAAACGAGGCCCACAATGAGACCGCGTTCGTTGATGCGGTACTCCACCGATCCCTCTAACCCACGCTTCCTCAGGGCAGCGTCGATCCGGTCAGCCAGTGATTGCAGGTTCTCGTACTCAGCTTGAGCTGCTGCCATGTCCTTGGGGTCGATGGCTTCTTCTTCTGCGTCTCCTGCTTGTCCTGAGTCCTCGTCAGACCCGGAGTTGTCGTTGCGCAGGGCTGCGGCGAGGAATTCATCTGGTGGTTCCACGCTGGTGGGGGTGATCGCTGTGTTGGCGTCGATGATGGAGGACCCGTCAGAGAGAATGGAGCTTCCTGAACCGCCAAAGGACACTGACAATGATGCTGCGAGTTGCTCAAATTTCGCTTGGTCCACCTGTGACATTGCGTAGAGCACAATAAAGAGACCCACGAGCACTGTGAGCATGTCAGCGTAGGACACAAGCCACCGTTCGTGATTGGCGTGTTCTTCTTCGTGGCCCTTTTTCCGGGCTGAGCGTGGCTTACTCATGCCGCTTCCTTCGCCACTTTGGGTGCTGGTGGTGCGCTCGTTGAGGGAATCAGTGAGCGCAGGCGTTCACCCACAAGACGCGGGTTGGACCCTGCTTGAACGGCGAGAAGACCTTCGAGGATGATTTCCATTTCGTCACACTCAAGGTTAGAGATCCGCTTCAGGCGGCTCCCGATCGGCAACCACATGACGTTCGCGGTGAAGATTCCCCAGAATGTTGCCAGGAACGCTGCGGCGATCATGTGCCCCAGTTCGGAGGGGTCCGCGAGGTTTTCTAGCACGTGGACCAGGGAGACAACCGTTCCGACGATACCGATAGTTGGCGCGTAACCGCCCATGTCGTCGTAGAACTTGTATCCCACTTTGTCTTCGGCGCGTTTTGCGGCGATTTTGTCTTCGAGGATGTCTCGCAAGTCTTCTGGGTCTGTTCCGTCAATAGCGGATCTCAGACCATCACGCAGGAAGTCGTTCTCAATGTCTTTTGCCGCGTCTTCGAGCGCCAGGAGACCTTCACGCCTGGCTTGTTCTGCCAGTGACACGATGGTGTCCACTGAGGCGGCGGCGTTCGAGGGTTTGCGAGTGAAGGCCGCGGGAAGCTGTTTTAGTGCGTAGATCGTGTCACGCAAGGTCCCCCCTGCCATGGCCACACCAAAGGTTGCGAGGAACACAAGAACCATCGGTGCGGGGAGGAACACAGACATCGGGGAGGCGCCCTCAAGGAGGATCGCCATGATGATGGCACCAAAACCAATGGCAAGTCCGATGAGTGATGCGGGGTCCATTATTTCTCCTCCTCGGCGATGGGAGTGACGAGGGTGAGGTCAGGAAGGCTGCTGGTGCCGTCGTTCGCCATTTGTTGGGCGCGGGCAATGACGGTGGCGCGCTGTGCGTTAATCAGGTCGATCACCTCAGTCATGCTTTCTTTGACGAGGTATTTTGTTCCGTCGACCAGTGTCAGGATCGTGTCAGGTACGGAGTCAATCCGTTGCACGAGGTCGGGGTTGAGCGCAAAACGCTCCCCGTTCAGTCTGGTTACGATGACCACAGTGTGTCCGTCCTTGGTGAAAAAGAGTCCGTCCGTGTCCTCCGCCGAACTCATCGGCGGGGCACGGACGGACTTGAGGGTTTCGGCGGCGTGGAGTGGTGTTAGCGCTTGAGGTTGACGAGCTCTTGGAGGACCTCGTCGGAGGTTGTGATGACACGGGAGTTCGCTTGGAATCCGCGCTGCGCAATGATGAGGTTGGTGAACTCTTGGGAGAGGTCCACGTTGGACATTTCCAGTGCTCCGCCGACGAGGCCACCACGGCCACCCATGCCGGGTTCGCCGACTTGTGCGTCTCCTGAGTTCACGGAGGTTCCGTAGAGGTTTCCGCCTTGTTTTTCCAACCCAGCAGGGTTAGCAAAGGTGGCGAGAGAAATCTTGCCCACTGCTTGTTTGAGCCCGTTAGAGAAGGCGCCAAGTACGGTACCGTCCGCGGTGATTTGGAAGGATTGAAGGCTTCCCGCTTGTTGCCCGTCGCGGCTTGAGGCTTGAACGGTGGTGAGGTTGGCGTACCCGGTGATGGTGGCAAGGTCTACGGTGATCCCGCCCACGGTCACCGCGGTCCCTGCGGTGGTTTGCCCATTGGCGTCAAACTCGAGAGTGGAGGTGCCGGTTGAACCGTTTTCGTCCGTAGCGGTTACTGTCCATTGCATGGCTCCTGGGCCAGGTGCGGTCACTTTGGCGAAGCTGAGAGTGACAGTTCGCGCATTGCCCAGGGAGTCGTAGACAACGACATCCCTGTCAAGGTTCGTTCCGGTGGCCGCATCGGAGGGGAGGTTCCCGTCAAAGGAAATCGCCGTGGTTTCCTCTGACCCCAGCAAGGCAGTCATGGGCAAGCGCAGTGGGCCAATTTGCCCATTGACGTCGATGGCGCCGTTCGTAGCTGGCCACCCCATGACGTAGGCGCCTTCAGGGGTGACAAAGTTTCCGTTGGAGTCGAAATCGAATGCACCTGCACGGGTGTAGAACTGTTGACCGTCTTTTTGAACAACGAAGAAGCCATCACCGGAGATCATCATGTCGGTGGAGCGACCTGTTGTTTGTGCAGCACCCTGGGTGAAGTTCGTGGTGATGCCAGAGACTTGGACACCCAACCCGACCTGGGCGGGGTTGGTCCCACCGACGCCACCTTGAGCGGCCCCTGCGTTTTGCACCATCTGGGAGAGCGTGTCTTTGAACTGGGTTTGTGATGCTTTGTAACCGGTGGTGTTCACGTTCGCGATGTTGTTACCGGTGACATCGAGCATGGTTTGGTGGGATCGCATACCTGAGATCCCGGAGAAGAGTGAACGGAGCATGAGATGTCCTTTCTTGCGGGTCCTGGTCAGGCCTGCGTGGTCTGGTTGGGGGTGGATGGGTCTGGGGTGGTACCTGGGGTGACCGCTGTGATGCCGGCAATAGAGTTGAGCGGCACGTGTTCGTCACCGATGATGACGGTGGGCACTTCACCGTCGTAGCGGATGGAATCGACCCGCCCCGTGGTGGTGTCTCCGTGGGAGTTGGTGAAGGTGACGTCCTGCCCGATTAACGCTGCCGATGCGACGCGCATCTGCAAAGCGAAGCTTTCTTGGTTGACCTTAGTCAGCGCGGTGAGCTGTTCCATGGAGGCGAGTTGCGTGGTTTGCGCCATCATCTCGGTGGTGTCCATGGGGCTGGACGGGTCTTGGTATTTCAGTTGCGTGACCAGCAGGTTGAGGAACATTTCCCCATCCATTTCCTGTTTGGGGGTGCGGGTCACTGCCGGGGTTGTGTGCACTCCGGCTTGCGGAGTGGTGGGCATGATCGGGACTTGTGAGGTGTCGATCGTCATGGGTGTCCTTACGCGATGACGTCCACGCCGGTTGTGGCAGTGGTGTCAGGTGTGGGGGCGGGCAGGGGGTCGGGTGTGGCCACGCCAGGTCCGCGTGGTGTGGTGGTGCCACGCCAGGGTCCTGTGGGTGTGTGGCCGGTGTCGCTGTGACCGCTCTGACGTCCATGTCCGAGGTTGAGGTCGGTGCTGAGACCAGCGCCTTGAAGGTCCCTCTTCAAGTCGTTCATCAGTGGCCGGATCGCATCTCGCGCTGTGTCGTTGACGCAGGTGATTTCAATCCGGACGGTGTCCCCGCTGACAATGGCCCGGATGGAGACTGGGCCAAGGTTCTCGGGGGTGACGCGCACAGAGAAGCTGTGTTCTCCTGGTGCGGCTTGTTTCAGGTGGATCAGTGGGCCGCGGAGCTGGTCCACAAGTTGTTGGCCAACGTCACTGGTGGGTGCTGCGGCGGGTAGTGATGGAGCGGGAGCTGTGGGGGTGGTGACCTGGGGTGTTGCGGGAAGCGCGGTGGGTGTGGCGTCGTTCCGGGGGGTTGTTGTGGTCACTGCGTCAGTTCCGGGTATCCCAACTGTGTTCGCACCAGCTGTTTGTCCGTCTCGAACGATGCGCAAGGATTGTGGTGGTGATGCGAGCGCTTCTGCCGGGTTGGGGGCTTGTGTCCCGTGGCCGCTTTGTGGCGCGCCGGCTTTTGTGGTGGTGACCTCGGGGCGGCCCTCACCAGTTGGGGTGCCCGCTGGGGCATTGGGTGTCGCGGGAGCCGCGGTGACCGCAGTCGCTGTGATGGCCTGTGCAGTCTGGTCAGGGTTGGCCGATGCGCTAGGGGCAGCCGTGGGCGAGGCCGCTGTGGTGACTGCTTGCGCTGTGAGGGTGGTGACAGGCTGTGTTTCTTTGCCGCCCACACCTGGTGCGTGTGCATTCTCGTTTGGGGCGCCGGACGTCCCTGGCATGGGAGCATGTTCGGCGGTGTCGATTGTGCCGGGGACCATGCTGCTCTCTGCCCACTGGTCACCAGGAGCACCAGTGGGTTTCTCACCCTCAATGGTGTCAGAGGCCTCCGGGGTAGGGTCCACTGGTATCGGAGGGGTCACATCGGCAGGTCGTTGCATCCCGTCAACTTCTTGGGGGATGTCAGTTGCGTCTCCTGGGACCTGGTCGACTGGTTGCCCGTGGTCACGGGCTGGTGTGGTGGTGCTTGTGTCGCCTGCCTGCTCAGCGCGATTGGTCCCACTGGGACGCGCCTCGTCAGATGGACGAGCGGGACGGTTTGCCTCGGTTGCAGCAGACAACGCTTCATCAAATCCACCCGTTGAACCACTTGCCTGGCCGCCTCCCGACCCGGGGGCACGCTGTGGTGCAGGTGGCGCTGACGCCAGCACAGTCACACTCATCGAGTTACTCCCAGTCGGTCAAGGGCAGCGCGCTGCACTGCCTGTGTGGCTCTCTCATCGGCAGTCACAGGTGACTGTTGAGTATTCATGGGGGTCGCATCAGGAATCACCCGGCGAATCGCGGTCGGAGTCTCATAGATCGCCCGTTCCGTGACGGCTCGCCCACGGTATGGGGCGTCAATCATGCGACCCTCACTGACGTAAATCCCGATGTGTGTGCCGCCATCAAAAACGAGAAGGTCGCCAGGTTGCGCGTCCGCCAGCGAACTCACCGCACGTCCTTGACCCATTTGCTGTCGGGCAACACGAGGCATATCAATTCCATACTCAGACAACACGTTCTTGACCAAGCCAGAACAATCCACACCGGCTTTCGTGTTGCCGCCCCATTGGTAGGGGGTCCCAATCCAGGTTCGTGCCTCATTAACGATGCGCTGCCCCAGATCCCGGTCCGTGTGCGTTCCAGCCGGCGTCAAAGACTGTGCTGCCGCCGTCGACGCGGCAGGGGCGATGGATGAGGTAGCCACGGCTGCGGAGAGAAGCGATCCAAAGTCTTGGGTCGGGTTCGTCACCGTGGTGCGCGTGGTGTCCGCCGACACCATCGCTGTTGCCATGGTGTTGCCACCCATGACCCCGCCCACAGCACCCGGTGCCACCGACGCAGCGGTTGCCCCCATCGCGGAGCGGATCTCTGTGATCCGTGACATGACCGCATCAATCGCCATCAGGCACCTCCGGTGACCGGGTTAAGTTCCGCCGCATGTGTGCTTGTGCACCCAACTCGTCAAGAACGTTCTGCTCTGCTTTCGCTTCCTCGACCGCTTCCCGTTCTTCATGCCGGTCCCGCAGCTTCTCCACCCCCGCGACCTGCTGTTTTGCAACAGCCCAGTGCGCGTGGGTGACATCTGCTTCGTGCTCAGCAAGCTCACGGGCCGCCTTCGACTCGGCGAGCAGCCCCTGCAGTGAGGCACGCGAGGCCAACGCCGAACGCCATTGTGTTTCCGTCAATAACTGATCAAATTCATGGTCACCGAGGCTCTGCGTGGCCCGCACTTCGCGCGCACGCTCCCGCGCAGCACGCTCCCGCGCCCGCGCTAACTCCTGAGCCGCTTTCTGCTCAGCTGTCTCCCGCATCCGCAAGAGAGGCATAAGAGGAAAACGTTTGGCCATGTCACACCTCCGATCTGGCATGCGTCACGCCGACGAAGAACCCACGTGCGCTTCCAACGCACTGGCCAAGTCAGCTAACCGATTCCACGATTCGGCAAGGGGGGCTGGTTCCCCCATGCGTTGACACAGGAACGAGGTGATGTCCTGTGCTTGTGCGAGCGCCGCATCAACAGTCGGATTCGACCCTGCCGCGTACGCCCCAATATCAATCAAGTCCTGCACGCCGGCCTTCGCCGCCATAAACCGACGCAACGTGTCGGCATGCGCCTGGTTGGCCGGGTCATTCACTTTCGATGCGACACGGGAAATTGACGCCAACGCATCAATAGCCGGGTAGTGGCCCCGCACCGCAAGCTTGCGATCCAACACAACGTGCCCGTCAAGGATCGACCGAGCCGCATCAGCAATCGGCTCATTGTGGTCATCACCATCAACAAGAACGGTATACAGTCCCGTGACTGTGCCCTGCTCAGCAGAACCAGCACGCTCCAACAGGTTCGCGAGCACCGAAAACGTTGACGGCGGATACCCTCGAGTCGCTGGTGGCTCCCCCACCGACAACCCAATCTCACGCTGCGCCATCGCCACCCGCGTCAACGAATCCATCATGAGGACAACATCGTTGCCCATCTGCGCCAACCACTGCGCAATACGGGTCGCAGTAAACGCTGCACGCTGCCGCATCAACGCCGGTTGATCCGACGTCGCAATCACGACAATCGACCGGGCAAGACCCTCCGGGCCCAGATCATCTTCCAAAAATTCACGGACTTCACGACCACGCTCACCAATGAGAGCGATCACCGACACTTGGGCGTCTGTCCCGCGAGCAATCATCGACAACAGCGTCGACTTTCCCACCCCGGACCCCGCAAACAATCCCATCCGTTGCCCGCGCCCCACCGACGTGAGAGTATCCATGACTCGCACACCCAACGCCAACGGCTCACTGACCCGCTGCCGGGCGAGCGGGTGCGGGGCAGCGGCATCCACATCAACAAAATCCACGTGGGTCAACGGACCAAGACCGTCAATAGGCTCACCCAGCGGGTCAATCACCCTGCCCAACAAGCCACTCCCCACTGGCACACGGATACCACCCCCCGTGTGTCGCACCTGCGCACCTGCACGCAATGCCGGGATCGCGGTCAACGGCATACAGGTGGCAAACCCATCATGAACAGCAACAACTTCAGCGCGAGCAGGCGTCCCCGACTCACCCACCGCAACAACGTCACCGACAGCGCAATCAAGCCCACGCACATCGAGAGACAAACCCACCGCACGACTCACCACACCCACCCGCTCCGGACGAGCAGCCAAGCGTGCCTTGTCCCACACTGGGGCAAACGCCAACGACGTCATCGTGCCCCCTCCCCCAGATGTGCATCCCCCACGGGGACGCCCGCATGAGCCAACTCGTCCCGAGCACGTTGCGCGGCAGCAGCCAGACGCGCATCAAGGAAACCATGCGGCAACACCGCGACCGCGTCACCGGACGCCAACCCATGATCAGCTTCCAAATGAAGACGTGACGCATCACGGCCAAGAACAGAGACCACCCGGTCCCAATGCGCCTGCAACGCAGCCACATCAACCGGGTGCATCCGCACCGTTAACTCCGGTGCCTCAATAGGCTCAGCAAGAACTCGCTCCAACGCCCACAAAGCTCCCTGGCGCACCGGAACATCCGCAGACGGGGAAGCAATTTCCGTACCCACAATCGCACTGGCTAAATCAAACGCCAACGCATACAACGTTGTTTGAGCGTCCGCGATCACCGGAACTACCCGGTCATCAGCCGCCCGCATTGCTGCGTGCAGCGCAGAAATCACACCCTCAAGGCGCGCGTCACGCTGAGCACGGTCCGCATCAGCTTGAGCGAGCAACGTCTCGCGCAACTGCTTGCCTTCACCAGCAGCCACTCGTGCACCCGCCGCATACCCAGCCGCGTACCCACGAGCCTCCGCATCCTGGCGTGCCTGACGGACTGACTCGTCGTTGATCGCAACAAGTCGTGTCTGCGTAAACGTCGCAGGACGGATCTCAGGAGACGTACTCATCTTCACCCTCACGGCGAATGGTGATCTGGCCAGAATCCTCCAGGCGACGAATAACCTGAACAATGCTCGACCGGGCTTCCTCAACCTGCGACATGCGCACGGCACCAAGCAGATCGATTTCTTCGGTGAGGTTCTCGCGGGCACGCTCGGACAGGTTCCGCATGACAGCGTCCTTCTCGGGAACCCCAGCACCCTTGAGCGCCAGTGCAAGAGAAACAGTTTCCACGCCACGGAGTACAAGCTGCAACGCTTTGTCTTCCAGCAACGTGATGTCGGAGAAGACAAACATTTGCGACCGCACTTCCTCAGCCAACTCTGCGTCGCGCGCTTCCAGGCCTTCGAGGATCAACTTTTCGGTTCCTGGGTCTGCGCGGTTGATGATTTCCACCAGCGGAGCCACACCACCAATAGCAGCAGTCTCACGCGGAGTGAGGACTGTGGTCGCTTTCCGGTTCAGTGCTTCAGCAACAATTTGCACCACGTCAGGGGCGGCACGTTCCATCATGGCGATGCGGTGGGCAACCTCAGCCTGCAGCTCAGGGCGCAAACCAGCCATGATCGCTGACGCGTGCTCTGGGCGCAGGTGCGCCATCACAAGCGCCATGGTTTGAGGGTGTTCACCGTGAAGCAACGCCAACACTTGGCGCGCATCCGCCTGCTGCAAAAACTCAAAGGTTTGTCCCGCCATGGATGCGGTGAGACGGTCAATGAGTTCCTCAGCCTTTTCCGCTCCAAACGATGCTTCCAACAGTTGCTGAGCAACAGTCATCCCACCGTTAGACACAAGGGAGACACCACCTAATGTCACCTGGTGAAACTGTTCAATCACCTGGTCTGCGAGGTCACGGTCAACCCGCTCCATGCGCACAATCTCAGCGGTCAGTGCTTCAATGACTGGTTCATCAAGGTTCGCCATGACGCGGGCTGCCCGGTCACGACCAATCTGCATGAGAACAAGGGCAGCTTTTTGCGTCCCTGTCAGTTGATCTGCACTAAAGGACGTGATCATGACCGACCTCCCGTGCTAATCCACTCGTTGAGGATTTCCGCCATTTGCTTGGGGTCTTCATCCGCGAGGGTCACCACGTCTTGGCGCTTCTTTTCGGCGCGCAACGCTTTGTCATCGGGGGCGGCAGGAAGTTCCGGCATTTCTGGGAACTCTAGTTGTTCCAGTTCCGCAGCTGCGTTGTACGCTGGGACCGGAGCTAGCTCCACTTCACCAAGGTCTAGTGCCTCTTGTTCCACCTGTTGCGGCATCCGGTTGCGGCGACGACGGGCAGCAGCAACAATACTCAACGCGATGATGGAAACCAGAGCGATCGCAGCGATTCCCAGGTTGCGGTACATCTCCATCTGGGCAGCTTCAGCGGCTTCTGCTTCTGCTGCGGTCAGTGCTTCGGCAGCAGCTTGCGCTGTGGTGTCATCAAAGGCCATCCGGGTCACCGTGACGGTGTCCCCTCGTTCCTCATCGATCCCGGCAGCTGCAGTCACCATGGCTTGCAGGTCATTGATGTTGATCGTGGCTGCAGCTTGCTGGTCAACTGCTACTGACACCGACTGGCGGCGCACTGTTCCTGGAGCTGTGACAATACGTTCGGTGGTTTTGTCCACGGCATTGTTGCGCTCGCTGGACGTGTTCGTGTAGTTACCGTCGGTTTGTCCTTCGGGAACTGCAATGTTGTCTGGGCCGAGAACACCAGCGGCGTTTCCTGTCCCGGTGTATTCCTCAGTGGTTTCTCGTTCAGTGAGGGGCAGGGCGTCCTCGTTAGAATCATAGGACTCACTCACACGCTCAGTCGCGTCGAAGTCAAGTTCGGCGGTCACTGAGACCACTGCCATCCCGTTACCCAAGATTCGGTCGAGCATCCCTTGCAGGGAGGCGGCAATACGCTGTTCGTACTGTTGGGTTTCTTTGAGGTTCGTTCCGTGAGTTCCTGATCCGCCCATTGCGGAGAGCACTTGCCCGTCGGAGTCGATCACCGCGACATTCTCCACTTTCATGCCCTCTACTGCGGCGGAGACAAACTGGGTGATGGCAGCGACTTGGTCATCTGCAAGGGTGACCCCTGCTTTGGGTTTCACAAAGACTGATGCTGTGGGGTCTGCGCTTTGGGAGACAAACACAGTGTCTTCGGGCATGGCTAGTTGCACAGATGCGACCTCAATGCCGTTCATCGCGGTAATGGTCTTCGCGATTTCACCCTCAAGTGCACGCTTATAGGTGACGTTTTGTTGGAAGTCCGAGGAGGTCATTCCCATGTTGTCCAACAGCGAGTAGCCTCCTTCCGCTGAGGGACTGATCCCTGAGGACGCAACCTTGAGGCGCTGGTCATACACCTGTCCAGAAGGAACAAGAATGGTGGACCCACCGTTGGTGAGCTGGTATTGCACCCCATTCGCGGCGAGTTGGTCAACGATCGCAGCTGCATCGGCTGGGGCGAGGTCGGTGTACAGCGGTTGCATTTGTGGCCGCGTGGCCCACATGGCAAGCGCCACTAACGCGACGATGACACCGGCAAGTCCAATGAGTGCCAGGGTGCGCTGAGCGACCGTAAACTCTCGGATCGCGGAGAACAGTCGCGTAAAAACGTTGGTGATCTGCTGCGGCATTACGCTTGCATCCTCATGATCTCGTTGAATGCGTCAACGGCTTTGTTCCGGATTGCGGCGGTCAGTTCGAGTGTCACTTTCGCTTCTGTCGAGGCGATGGTGTAGTCGTGAATGTCATCCAAATCTCCGGTGACCGCTTGGACGGCGAGTCCTTGAGATTTTTCTTGCAACCCTTGGAGGTTGTCGATCGAGTTGGTCAACATCTGCCCGAACGTAGAGTCAGATACAGTTCCCCCACCGGCGGGCGGGGTGATAAGGCCGGTCGATGTGACCGCCATGAGTGCGTTGGGGTCGGTTGCGCTTGTCAGTGCGCCGATCGCTGGGATGCTCATCAGTTTCGTCCAATCGACAGTGCTTGTTCATAGGTGGCGCGTGCGCGTTCCACAACAGCGGTGCTTGCTTGGTAGCCGCGTTGCGCCATGATGAGCTGGCTCATTTGGGAGGACAGGTCAATGTCGGGGTAGCGCACATACCCGCCTTCGTCCGCGAGGGGGTGGTCGGGTTCGTAGACGAGTCGTCCTTCAGCGCTTCCGAGTTCGATGCCTGCGACTTGGGTTCCTGCGGTGTCTCGTGGTCCGCCTGCTGCTTGCGCGATGACGTAGCGTGCTTGGAATGCTTCTTCGTCTGTGGGGCGCACCGTGTTGACGTTGGCCAGGTTGTCCGAGACGGCGTCAAGCCATTTCCGGTTGACGGTGAGGCCTGTGCTGGCAATGCCAATGGCTCCGAAGGTGGTCATCAGTTTGTCCTCATAGCGGCGCGAAGGGATGAGTAGGTTCCGTCGATGGCTTGGGTGGCCAACTGGTATCGCAGCACCGTGTCGATGTTGAGCAACGTTTCGGTGTCGAGGTTGACGTTATTCCCGTCAAGACGTGTGGGTTCGAGTGACCGTTGCACGGTGGGCGTGACGGCGCCGTTGCCGCGTTGCACCTGCCGTGACAGTTCGTCTTCAAATTGCACGCGTTGCGCGTGGAAATTGGGTGTGTTGATGTTCGCGACGTTGTTCGCGATGACACGTTGCCGTTGCGCAAGCCCGTCGAGGGCACTGTTGAGTGCCACATAGGTCACTGAGTCAAACACGGGTTACCTCGTGGTTGGCGGTGGTGGCCTGTCCGTGGCCGGTGGTGGCATTCCTTTGCT
This window encodes:
- a CDS encoding flagellar hook-length control protein FliK, giving the protein MSVTVLASAPPAPQRAPGSGGGQASGSTGGFDEALSAATEANRPARPSDEARPSGTNRAEQAGDTSTTTPARDHGQPVDQVPGDATDIPQEVDGMQRPADVTPPIPVDPTPEASDTIEGEKPTGAPGDQWAESSMVPGTIDTAEHAPMPGTSGAPNENAHAPGVGGKETQPVTTLTAQAVTTAASPTAAPSASANPDQTAQAITATAVTAAPATPNAPAGTPTGEGRPEVTTTKAGAPQSGHGTQAPNPAEALASPPQSLRIVRDGQTAGANTVGIPGTDAVTTTTPRNDATPTALPATPQVTTPTAPAPSLPAAAPTSDVGQQLVDQLRGPLIHLKQAAPGEHSFSVRVTPENLGPVSIRAIVSGDTVRIEITCVNDTARDAIRPLMNDLKRDLQGAGLSTDLNLGHGRQSGHSDTGHTPTGPWRGTTTPRGPGVATPDPLPAPTPDTTATTGVDVIA
- a CDS encoding C40 family peptidase; this encodes MAIDAVMSRITEIRSAMGATAASVAPGAVGGVMGGNTMATAMVSADTTRTTVTNPTQDFGSLLSAAVATSSIAPAASTAAAQSLTPAGTHTDRDLGQRIVNEARTWIGTPYQWGGNTKAGVDCSGLVKNVLSEYGIDMPRVARQQMGQGRAVSSLADAQPGDLLVFDGGTHIGIYVSEGRMIDAPYRGRAVTERAIYETPTAIRRVIPDATPMNTQQSPVTADERATQAVQRAALDRLGVTR
- a CDS encoding flagellar export protein FliJ; this encodes MAKRFPLMPLLRMRETAEQKAAQELARARERAARERAREVRATQSLGDHEFDQLLTETQWRSALASRASLQGLLAESKAARELAEHEADVTHAHWAVAKQQVAGVEKLRDRHEEREAVEEAKAEQNVLDELGAQAHMRRNLTRSPEVPDGD
- a CDS encoding FliI/YscN family ATPase yields the protein MTSLAFAPVWDKARLAARPERVGVVSRAVGLSLDVRGLDCAVGDVVAVGESGTPARAEVVAVHDGFATCMPLTAIPALRAGAQVRHTGGGIRVPVGSGLLGRVIDPLGEPIDGLGPLTHVDFVDVDAAAPHPLARQRVSEPLALGVRVMDTLTSVGRGQRMGLFAGSGVGKSTLLSMIARGTDAQVSVIALIGERGREVREFLEDDLGPEGLARSIVVIATSDQPALMRQRAAFTATRIAQWLAQMGNDVVLMMDSLTRVAMAQREIGLSVGEPPATRGYPPSTFSVLANLLERAGSAEQGTVTGLYTVLVDGDDHNEPIADAARSILDGHVVLDRKLAVRGHYPAIDALASISRVASKVNDPANQAHADTLRRFMAAKAGVQDLIDIGAYAAGSNPTVDAALAQAQDITSFLCQRMGEPAPLAESWNRLADLASALEAHVGSSSA
- a CDS encoding FliH/SctL family protein; translation: MSTSPEIRPATFTQTRLVAINDESVRQARQDAEARGYAAGYAAGARVAAGEGKQLRETLLAQADADRAQRDARLEGVISALHAAMRAADDRVVPVIADAQTTLYALAFDLASAIVGTEIASPSADVPVRQGALWALERVLAEPIEAPELTVRMHPVDVAALQAHWDRVVSVLGRDASRLHLEADHGLASGDAVAVLPHGFLDARLAAAAQRARDELAHAGVPVGDAHLGEGAR
- the fliG gene encoding flagellar motor switch protein FliG, which gives rise to MITSFSADQLTGTQKAALVLMQIGRDRAARVMANLDEPVIEALTAEIVRMERVDRDLADQVIEQFHQVTLGGVSLVSNGGMTVAQQLLEASFGAEKAEELIDRLTASMAGQTFEFLQQADARQVLALLHGEHPQTMALVMAHLRPEHASAIMAGLRPELQAEVAHRIAMMERAAPDVVQIVAEALNRKATTVLTPRETAAIGGVAPLVEIINRADPGTEKLILEGLEARDAELAEEVRSQMFVFSDITLLEDKALQLVLRGVETVSLALALKGAGVPEKDAVMRNLSERARENLTEEIDLLGAVRMSQVEEARSSIVQVIRRLEDSGQITIRREGEDEYVS